The Streptomyces sp. NBC_00286 nucleotide sequence GCGCCTCCGCCCTGAAGTCGCGTACGAAGTCCGGCCGGGTGCGCAGTGACTCGCTGAGGTACTTCACCGCGACCGGCACGCCCGTCTCCTCGTGCACGGCCAGGACGACCCGCCCGCTCGCCCCTGATCCGAGCTCCAGTGACTCGGTGTATCCGGGCACTCCCCATGTGTTCATCCCAGCCCCCAAGGCCGCACGTGCTACCGGAAGCCCACCCGCCCCGGAGCTTCGGCCACGCATTCAAAGACACGTTTTCAGCCACTGCGGTTGCGGTGCGGTATCCGGTATCCCCGTTCCGGACACCGGCAGCCGGGATATCGGAGGGAGCACCACTGGATAGTGCCTCAGAACCTGCACAGATCGGCCCGGAACGCCGGTAACAGTCCGGTGCACGGCCCACGTCCCACGCGGGTGCCCGACCGGTCCGACCCGTTTCCTGCCGCTTTTGCCGCGGCTGCGGAGTGAATCGCGGATGGCTGAAAAGATCACACGGGTCGAGCGGAGGCGCCACCGGTGACCGGAATTCCGGCCCCAGAAGAAGAGCGGCACGGCGGTGCGGTGTCGGCTGCCCCCACAGCACCATGAGGCACAGTCACGGCACCCGCCGCGTCCCCGGAAGCCGGTCCGAGCTCGGACGAAGATCGGGACTACGCGTTCCGCGTCCCTCCGCGCGGCCTGCAGGACCTGATCAGTTGCCTCACGCCGGATGCGTGTCCGCTCCTCCGAGTCCGAGCTGCGCGCAGGCCAGCAGAGCCACCTCGATGTCCAGTCGGTTCTCGGTGAGCGGGTGGCCGAGGATCTCCTCGGCCTTGCGTATGCGGTAGTGGACTGTGTTCTTGTGGACGTGCATACGTGCGGCGGCGTCGGTGAAACTGCCCTGCGCGTCGAGGAACACCTGCACGGTCTCGCGCAGGCGGACCGTGGCGCCGTCATCGTTCATGAGGTCCCCGAGGACGCGTCCGGCCCACGCCCTGACGTCGGCGAGGTGATCGACGAGGAGGCCGGCGAGTGCGACCTGGGAGTGGAGGACGAGCGCGCGGTGCGGGTCGGCCGCGGTGACGGCGACCGTGCGGGCGCGCTGCGCGTCCCGGAAGGTCTGTCGGAAGCCGTCGAGCCCGGGGGACGGGTCGTCGCCGACAGCGATCCGGAGTGCCGGGTGCTTGCCCAGTTCATGTTCGAGCAGGGGGAGGTTGAGGGTCGGTTCGGCGGTGGATGAGATCCATGCCCAGTACGTCCGTTCGTCGGCCGAGATCGTCAGCGGGGCCTTGCCCGTGGCCGCCGACAACATGGCCGCGCCGGCACGCAGTTGGGCCGCGTCCGGGTCGGGTGAACCAGGCCGCGACCAGATGATCGCGGCGAGGTGCCAGCCACGCAGAGACATCGACAGCATCTTCTCGGCCGATGCGAGGTCGAGCCCCTCGGTGTCGAGCACCGCGCGGACCTGGGCGGCGCGGGCCGCGTCGGAACGGGCGTCCCACCGGCTGCGCTCGTCCTCGTAGATGTCGATGATGCCCTCGATGACCTGGTCGATGTACCTGTTCGTCAGTCGCGCGATCTGGCTGGTCGCGGCCAGGGCGGCGTCGGTGGGCAGGTCGAGACGGCCAAGGGTGGTCATGGCCCGCTGGACGACCATGTGCTCGCCGAGGCGATAGGCGCGCAGGAGTGCCTCCAGTGACAGGCCGTGCTGGGCGAAGCGGCGGGCGTACTCCGCCGCGGCCGGCGGGACGGTGATGTCGTCGATGGAGATGTTCAGCGCCAGCATGTCGACGATCGCCGCCAGGTTCGACGCGGTGCTGGCGACCATCAGCCGTCGCACGGCGTCGTCGTGACGGAACTCGGGGATGACGTCGACGAACATCGAGGTCATCTCCGCGGTGATGTTCTCGAGATCGGCCTGGGTGCGCCTGGCGACGTCCCGCACGATCATGTCGACGTTGACGTTGGCGGCGCTCATGGCCGGACCGTACCCGAGACGTCCGCCTCCCGCTTTGTGACGGCGGCACAAAAAGGCGGGTTCGGGCTGGGACGCGAGCCCATGGTCGGACGCGTACTCCCTGCCTACCTTTCAGTTATTGCGTTGGTCTATTACCTTCGTCACGGTGCGACTCAATGGTGAGGAAATCGTGCAGCACATCGCCGAATTGCCGGACGTCCGGGCCGGCCGGAATCCCACCGGACCCTGTATCGCGGATGATCGCGAGCAGCTGGACAACGACGCTTTTCTGAAACGGGTCCGGTCCGCGGCGAGTGTCCTCCGCACTCATGGAATCGGTATCGGCGATGTGATCGCGGTGGCTCTTCCGAACCGTCTGGAACTCGTCGTCATCATGTTCGCGGCATGGCGGCTGGGCGCCGCGGTCACGCCGGTGAATCCCGGGCTGACCGATGCCGAGGCCCGCCATCAGATCGAGGATTCCGGAGCCAAGGTGGTGATCACCGATGACCGCGGCATGGGAACCCTGGACGTGGCCGCGTTCGCCGACACTCCCGCTGACCGGTCCCCGGACGCCGTCTCCCCCGCCTCCGACGCCCTCGCTCTGATCATCTACACGAGCGGGACCACCGGGCGCCCGAAGGGCGTCATGCTCGACCACGCCAACATCGCCGCGATGTGCCGGATGATCGTCCACGGCATCGGTCTGGACGAGACCGATCACAGTCTGCTGGTTCTGCCGTTGTTCCACGTCAACGGGATCGTGGTGAGCGTGCTGTCGCCCCTGCTGGCCGGTGGGCGGGCGACGATCGCGGGGCGTTTCCGGGCGCAGGTCTTCTTCGCCTCGGTCGAGGCCGCGCGGCCGACGTACTTCTCGGCGGTACCGGCGATCTACGCCATGCTCGTCTCGTTGCCGGACGACGTACGCCCGGACACCTCGTCGCTGCGCCGGGCGATCTGCGGGGCCGCGCCGATGCCCGCCGAGCTGATCGCCCGGTTCGAGAACCGGTTCGGGGTGCCGGTCGTCGAGGGCTACGGGCTGTCCGAGGGCACCTGCGCGTCGACGCTGAACCCTCCCCCAGCCTCCGGCCGGGGGGACCCCCATCTCGCTTCGCTCGCCGGGCCGCGCAAGCCGGGGACGGTCGGGCTCCCGCTGCCGGGGCAGACGGTGGCCGTGATGGACGCCGAGGGCCATCTCCTCGACGCCGGGTCGGTGGGCGAGGTGGTGGTCCGTGGCCCGAACGTCATGCGCGGCTATCTCGGGCTGCCGGACGAGACGGCCAGGACCGTCGTCGACGGCTGGCTGCACACCGGCGACGTCGGGCGCTTCGACACGGACGGCCATCTCGTTCTGGTCGACCGGATCAAGGACATGATCATCCGAGGCGGAGAGAACATCTACCCCAAGGAGATCGAGAACGTCCTGCACAGCCACCCGGCGGTGCTGGAAGCGGCGGTGGTCGGCGCGCCCGAACCGGTGCTCGGTGAGGTGCCGGTCGCGTACGTCACGCTGCTGCCGGGTGCCGCCGCCACGGCCGAGGAGCTCGTCGAGCACTGCCGCGGCTCGCTGGCCCGCGTCAAGGTACCGGTGTCGGTCGTGGTCACCGAGTCGCTGCCGAAGAATCCGGTGGGGAAGATCGACAAACCCCGCCTGCGCTCATTCACCGTGAGCTCGTAAAGCGATCACCCCACGTCAATCGCTCCACACCACTCCACATCACCCGGAAATTTTCATGTGCATTCCTGGTGTGGATCAGCACGCCCGAAAATCGGTACGAGAAAGGCGAGAACAATGGGGTTCAAAACAGGTGACTTCCCGCCGGTCGATCCGGAAACATTCCTGCACAAGCCTCTTCAGGAACGCATGAAAACGTTGGCCCTGCACTGGGTGGAGTACGGTTTCGGCTCGCCGAAGATGATTCCCACCACGTACGTGGTCAAGGTCCTCTTCCTGTACGTCCTCGCCGGTACGGCCCTGGTGACCTGGACCTCG carries:
- a CDS encoding PucR family transcriptional regulator, whose protein sequence is MSAANVNVDMIVRDVARRTQADLENITAEMTSMFVDVIPEFRHDDAVRRLMVASTASNLAAIVDMLALNISIDDITVPPAAAEYARRFAQHGLSLEALLRAYRLGEHMVVQRAMTTLGRLDLPTDAALAATSQIARLTNRYIDQVIEGIIDIYEDERSRWDARSDAARAAQVRAVLDTEGLDLASAEKMLSMSLRGWHLAAIIWSRPGSPDPDAAQLRAGAAMLSAATGKAPLTISADERTYWAWISSTAEPTLNLPLLEHELGKHPALRIAVGDDPSPGLDGFRQTFRDAQRARTVAVTAADPHRALVLHSQVALAGLLVDHLADVRAWAGRVLGDLMNDDGATVRLRETVQVFLDAQGSFTDAAARMHVHKNTVHYRIRKAEEILGHPLTENRLDIEVALLACAQLGLGGADTHPA
- a CDS encoding class I adenylate-forming enzyme family protein produces the protein MRLNGEEIVQHIAELPDVRAGRNPTGPCIADDREQLDNDAFLKRVRSAASVLRTHGIGIGDVIAVALPNRLELVVIMFAAWRLGAAVTPVNPGLTDAEARHQIEDSGAKVVITDDRGMGTLDVAAFADTPADRSPDAVSPASDALALIIYTSGTTGRPKGVMLDHANIAAMCRMIVHGIGLDETDHSLLVLPLFHVNGIVVSVLSPLLAGGRATIAGRFRAQVFFASVEAARPTYFSAVPAIYAMLVSLPDDVRPDTSSLRRAICGAAPMPAELIARFENRFGVPVVEGYGLSEGTCASTLNPPPASGRGDPHLASLAGPRKPGTVGLPLPGQTVAVMDAEGHLLDAGSVGEVVVRGPNVMRGYLGLPDETARTVVDGWLHTGDVGRFDTDGHLVLVDRIKDMIIRGGENIYPKEIENVLHSHPAVLEAAVVGAPEPVLGEVPVAYVTLLPGAAATAEELVEHCRGSLARVKVPVSVVVTESLPKNPVGKIDKPRLRSFTVSS